The following proteins are encoded in a genomic region of Cryptomeria japonica chromosome 11, Sugi_1.0, whole genome shotgun sequence:
- the LOC131071101 gene encoding cytokinin riboside 5'-monophosphate phosphoribohydrolase LOG1 yields the protein MDMETVEMINTRSRFKRVCVFCGSSPGKKSSYQDAAVELGKELVSRNIDLVYGGGSVGLMGLVSQAVHEGGRHVLGVIPKTLMPREITGEPVGEVKAVADMHQRKAEMARQSDAFIALPGGYGTLEELLEVITWAQLGIHDKPVGLLNVEGYYNSLLSFIDKAVEEGFINPTARHIIVSAPTAKELVRKLEDYVPRHDRVASKLSWEIEQLGYSPKSDIAR from the exons ATGGATATGGAAACAGTGGAGATGATTAATACAAGGTCCAGGTTTAAGAGGGTGTGTGTGTTTTGTGGAAGCAGCCCTGGCAAGAAGAGTAGTTATCAGGATGCAGCAGTTGAGCTAGGGAAAGAGCTG GTTTCAAGAAATATAGATCTTGTTTACGGCGGAGGCAGCGTGGGACTGATGGGTCTAGTTTCACAGGCCGTGCACGAAGGGGGTCGCCATGTTTTAGG GGTTATTCCCAAAACGCTAATGCCTCGAGAG ATTACGGGGGAACCAGTAGGTGAAGTGAAAGCCGTGGCAGACATGCATCAAAGAAAGGCTGAGATGGCCCGTCAATCAGACGCTTTTATTGCCTTACCAG GTGGCTATGGAACTTTGGAAGAATTACTGGAAGTAATAACGTGGGCTCAGCTCGGCATACACGACAAGCCA GTTGGGTTGTTGAACGTGGAAGGATACTACAACTCTCTGTTGTCTTTCATTGACAAGGCCGTTGAAGAAGGGTTCATCAACCCCACCGCCCGCCATATAATTGTATCTGCTCCTACCGCCAAAGAGCTAGTGAGGAAATTAGAG gattacgtCCCAAGACATGATCGAGTGGCTTCCAAATTGAGCTGGGAGATCGAACAGTTAGGTTATTCTCCCAAGTCGGACATTGCACGGTAG